A window of the Desulfobacterales bacterium genome harbors these coding sequences:
- a CDS encoding cytochrome c: MRKVQLKQATLSTLSVIAVSIIVLAGLRSWVTAETPSDQGAKLFQSKGCVGCHFTDSQETKFGPGLKGLFERENLPESGRAATAENVRSQLVDPYEKMPSFEDKLTEEQIDAITAYLKTL, translated from the coding sequence ATGCGAAAAGTTCAGCTTAAACAGGCGACACTCAGTACCTTAAGTGTTATTGCCGTGTCAATCATCGTGCTGGCAGGGCTCCGGTCCTGGGTGACAGCGGAAACGCCATCGGATCAAGGCGCCAAACTTTTTCAGTCAAAAGGCTGTGTGGGCTGTCATTTCACCGACAGCCAAGAAACCAAGTTCGGTCCGGGCCTGAAGGGGCTTTTTGAACGGGAAAACCTGCCGGAAAGCGGGCGTGCGGCAACTGCTGAAAACGTGCGCAGCCAGCTCGTCGATCCCTATGAAAAGATGCCCTCATTCGAGGATAAACTGACCGAAGAGCAGATTGATGCGATTACTGCCTATTTGAAGACGCTTTAA
- the lpdA gene encoding dihydrolipoyl dehydrogenase, with product MENLHTRKRNWTRWLIILVILVLAALFFTLDLGRYFTLATLKDQQTALMKFYEAHMLLTIGIYMAVYIVMAALSLPGAAVMTLAGGAIFGLLAGTVVVSFASTIGATLAFLAARFLFKDYVQARFKEKLKTINKGIEKDGMFYLFTLRLVPIFPFFVINLAMALTPIRAGMFYGVSQIGMLPGTIVYVNAGTQLAQIESTGGILSPDLILSFVLLGLFPWIAKIFTGFIKRRRVMAAYRKPKSADYNMVVIGGGSAGLVSAYIAATVKAKVALIEKHKMGGDCLNTGCVPSKSLIKSAKIINYTRRARDFGLKSAHADYEFAGIMDRVKGIIQKIEPHDSVERYTELGVDCYTGEARIETPYRVSVNGKTLTTRNIVVATGARPFVPPIPGLDQVDYLTSDTVWQLTELPPRLVVLGGGPIGCEMAQTFSRLGSQVTQVEMAAQIMGREDPNVAEFMREQFESEGIAVLTDHQAKAVEVQNGEKTLLCEHDGQTVRVGFDAILVAVGRKANTGGFGLEELGVTLNPDGTIAVDEYLRTRIPNIFCAGDVAGPYQFTHTAAHQAWFAAVNALFGKFKKFKIDYRVIPWTTFTDPEVARVGLNEVQAMEKGIEYQMTRYDLKELDRAIAESEESGFIKVLTRKKTDKILGVTIVGVHAGDVIAEYVLAMKHGLGLNKILGTIHVYPTLAEANKFAAGEWKKANAPEKLLGWMGKSFKWART from the coding sequence ATGGAGAATCTGCATACCCGAAAACGAAACTGGACCAGATGGCTTATTATCCTTGTTATTTTGGTGCTTGCCGCCCTGTTTTTCACCCTGGACCTGGGCCGCTATTTCACGTTGGCGACCCTAAAGGACCAGCAGACGGCATTGATGAAATTTTACGAAGCCCACATGCTGCTCACCATTGGTATATATATGGCGGTCTACATTGTCATGGCCGCCTTATCGCTGCCGGGTGCGGCGGTGATGACGCTGGCCGGCGGCGCCATATTCGGCCTGCTCGCGGGCACCGTCGTGGTTTCCTTTGCCAGCACAATTGGCGCCACCCTGGCCTTCCTGGCGGCCCGTTTTTTATTCAAGGACTATGTCCAGGCCCGGTTTAAGGAAAAGCTGAAGACGATCAACAAGGGCATTGAAAAAGACGGGATGTTCTATCTGTTTACCCTGCGGCTGGTTCCGATTTTTCCGTTTTTTGTGATCAACCTGGCCATGGCGCTGACCCCGATTCGGGCCGGGATGTTTTACGGGGTCAGCCAGATCGGCATGCTGCCGGGAACCATTGTCTATGTCAATGCCGGCACCCAGCTGGCCCAGATCGAATCCACCGGCGGTATCCTTTCCCCGGATCTGATTCTGTCCTTTGTGCTGCTGGGCCTGTTTCCCTGGATTGCCAAAATATTTACCGGATTCATTAAACGGAGGCGCGTTATGGCGGCATACCGGAAGCCGAAATCCGCGGATTATAATATGGTGGTGATCGGCGGGGGATCGGCCGGGTTGGTTTCCGCCTATATCGCGGCAACGGTTAAGGCGAAAGTGGCGTTGATTGAAAAGCACAAAATGGGCGGGGATTGTCTGAACACGGGCTGTGTGCCGAGCAAGTCCCTTATCAAAAGCGCCAAAATTATAAACTACACCCGGCGGGCCCGGGATTTCGGCTTGAAGAGCGCCCATGCGGACTACGAATTCGCCGGTATTATGGATCGGGTGAAGGGCATTATTCAAAAAATAGAACCGCACGATTCCGTGGAGCGCTACACAGAGCTGGGCGTTGACTGCTATACGGGCGAAGCCAGAATCGAGACGCCCTATCGCGTCTCTGTTAACGGAAAAACCCTCACCACCCGGAACATCGTGGTGGCCACCGGCGCCCGGCCGTTTGTTCCGCCGATTCCGGGTCTTGACCAGGTCGACTACCTGACTTCGGATACGGTATGGCAGCTGACAGAACTGCCGCCCCGTTTGGTGGTTTTGGGCGGCGGGCCCATCGGATGCGAAATGGCGCAGACCTTTTCCCGTCTTGGTTCCCAGGTCACCCAGGTGGAGATGGCCGCCCAGATCATGGGCCGGGAGGATCCGAACGTTGCCGAATTCATGCGGGAGCAGTTTGAATCCGAAGGCATTGCCGTCCTGACCGATCACCAGGCAAAGGCGGTTGAGGTGCAAAACGGGGAAAAAACGCTTTTATGTGAACACGACGGACAGACGGTCCGGGTGGGGTTCGACGCGATCCTGGTGGCCGTCGGCCGGAAAGCCAATACCGGGGGCTTTGGCCTTGAGGAGTTAGGTGTCACGCTCAATCCGGACGGAACCATTGCCGTTGATGAATATCTCCGGACCCGGATCCCCAATATATTCTGTGCCGGGGATGTGGCCGGGCCCTATCAGTTTACGCATACAGCGGCCCACCAGGCCTGGTTTGCCGCCGTAAACGCCTTATTCGGCAAATTCAAAAAATTCAAGATCGATTACCGGGTCATCCCGTGGACCACGTTTACCGACCCGGAAGTGGCCCGGGTGGGGTTAAACGAGGTCCAGGCCATGGAAAAGGGGATTGAATATCAAATGACCCGCTACGATTTAAAGGAACTGGACCGGGCCATTGCGGAATCCGAGGAAAGCGGCTTTATTAAGGTATTAACCCGGAAAAAGACCGATAAAATTCTGGGCGTCACCATTGTCGGCGTCCATGCAGGCGATGTGATCGCCGAATATGTGCTGGCCATGAAACACGGACTGGGCTTAAACAAAATACTGGGTACCATCCACGTCTATCCGACACTCGCCGAGGCGAACAAATTCGCCGCCGGAGAATGGAAAAAAGCCAATGCGCCGGAGAAGCTGCTCGGCTGGATGGGTAAATCTTTTAAATGGGCGCGCACCTGA